A window from Citrus sinensis cultivar Valencia sweet orange chromosome 5, DVS_A1.0, whole genome shotgun sequence encodes these proteins:
- the LOC102617840 gene encoding chloroplast processing peptidase-like isoform X2 — protein MSFLRPSALHQFLITCLSVRWMPCESWAFLRWPGLDGSLKILIGLLLWSTFSEIRFIPSSSMYPTLRIGDRIIVEKASYYFRNPSIHDIVTFRAPFQYPGLGEEDVFIKRIVAKAGDLVQVRDGSLYVNGIAQNEDFIAEHPKYTSDLTGTSAGKKYCWKIPYTLLQTIRQLTPKGTG, from the exons ATGAGTTTCTTGAGACCGTCTGCATTGCATCAGTTTCTGATCACATGCCTTTCAGTTAGATGGATGCCATGCGAGAGCTGGGCCTTTCTCCGATGGCCGGGTCTCGATGGCTCCTTGAAAATACTAATTGGGTTGCTTTTGTGGTCAACGTTTTCTGAGATTCGCTTCATACCCTCTTCTTCAATGTACCCAACTCTTCGTATTGGTGATCGAATCATTGTCGAAAAG GCCTCCTATTACTTCAGAAATCCTTCTATACATGATATCGTAACATTTCGAGCTCCATTTCAG taCCCTGGGTTAGGGGAAGAAGAcgttttcattaaaagaatcGTTGCAAAAGCTGGAGACTTGGTTCAG GTTCGTGATGGATCGCTCTATGTCAATGGAATTGCTCAGAATGAAGATTTCATAGCAGAGCATCCAAAATACACATCTGACTTAACT gGGACCTCTGCCGGTAAAAAATATTGCTGGAAGATACCTTACACGCTGCTACAGACCATCAGACAGCTGACCCCAAAAGGAACAGGATGA
- the LOC102617553 gene encoding uncharacterized protein LOC102617553, with protein MKLQTIFCSLLYLLSAVFRATADEDSSSRSSIIFTTLGRSDYAFDIYTLPISDRPTTANEIKITDGESVNFNGHFPSPSSPFLSFLLRNQTLIQSPGPQDSRDPPPLQLIYVTERNGTSNIYYDAVYYDTRRNTRSRTALEQHGAEVSTRVQVPLLDLNEVNGGVISMKDKPSLSGEYLIYVSTHENPGTPRTSWAAVYSTELKTGLTRRLTPYGVADFSPAVSPSGKYTAVASYGNKGWDGEVEMLSTDIYIFLTRDGTQRVKIVENGGWPCWVDESTLFFHRKSEEDDWISVYKVILPKTGLVSTESVSIQRVTPPGLHAFTPATSPGNNKFIAVATRRPTSSYRHIELFDLVKNKFIELTRFVSPKTHHLNPFISPDSSRVGYHKCRGGSTREDGNTRLLLENIKSPLPDISLFRFDGSFPSFSPNGDRIAFVEFPGVYVVNSDGSNRRQVYFKNAFSTVWDPVREAVVYTSGGPEFASESSEVDIISINVDDVDGVSAVRRLTTNGKNNAFPSVSPDGKWIVFRSTRTGYKNLYIMDAEGGEGYGLHRLTEGPWSDTMCNWSPDGEWIAFASDRDNPGSGSFEMYLIHPNGTGLRKLIQSGSAGRANHPYFSPDGKSIVFTSDYGGISAEPISTPHQYQPYGEIFKIKLDGSDLKRLTQNSFEDGTPAWGPRFIRPVDVEEVKNEQCAFEDCHWLNEMPNQRDRGAALEPDKVQCGV; from the coding sequence ATGAAACTCCAAACAATTTTCTGTTCGCTTCTTTATTTGCTTTCAGCCGTCTTCCGTGCTACGGCGGACGAAGATTCTTCTAGCAGAAGCAGCATCATCTTCACAACACTTGGCCGATCGGATTATGCCTTCGACATTTATACCCTCCCAATTTCGGACCGGCCGACGACCGCAAACGAGATTAAAATCACTGATGGTGAATCAGTGAATTTCAACGGTCACTTCCCCTCACCGTCTTCCCCCTTCCTCTCCTTTCTTCTGCGCAATCAAACCCTCATTCAATCTCCGGGACCTCAGGACTCACGGGACCCACCTCCTCTGCAGCTCATCTACGTCACCGAACGAAACGGAACATCCAACATATACTACGATGCTGTTTATTACGATACTCGGCGAAACACCAGATCGAGAACTGCCCTCGAGCAGCACGGAGCTGAAGTTTCCACCCGTGTGCAGGTACCTCTGCTGGATTTAAACGAGGTTAACGGTGGTGTAATTTCGATGAAAGACAAGCCGAGTCTGAGCGGTGAGTATTTAATCTACGTGTCAACTCATGAGAACCCGGGTACGCCACGTACGAGTTGGGCTGCTGTTTACTCGACCGAGTTAAAGACCGGTTTGACTCGGAGGCTGACCCCATATGGAGTTGCCGATTTCAGCCCTGCGGTTTCTCCTTCTGGGAAGTACACTGCTGTGGCTTCATATGGAAATAAAGGCTGGGATGGCGAAGTGGAGATGCTGAGtactgatatttatattttcctgACTCGGGATGGGACTCAGCGGGTCAAGATAGTTGAAAACGGCGGATGGCCGTGTTGGGTCGACGAGTCAACACTGTTTTTCCACAGAAAAAGCGAAGAAGATGACTGGATCAGTGTGTACAAAGTGATTCTGCCCAAAACTGGACTGGTTTCGACCGAGTCAGTGTCGATTCAACGAGTCACACCACCTGGACTCCACGCGTTCACTCCAGCCACTTCACCAggtaataataaattcatagcAGTGGCGACTCGAAGACCCACCTCGAGTTATCGCCATATTGAGCTATTTGACCTGGTCAAAAACAAGTTTATTGAGTTGACTCGTTTCGTGTCGCCCAAAACTCACCACCTGAACCCGTTCATCTCGCCTGACTCATCCCGAGTTGGGTACCACAAGTGTAGAGGTGGGAGTACAAGAGAAGATGGAAACACCCGACTGTTACTCGAGAATATCAAAAGTCCACTGCCCGACATCTCACTGTTTAGATTCGACGGTTCGTTTCCGTCTTTCTCGCCTAATGGTGACCGAATCGCGTTCGTCGAGTTCCCGGGTGTTTATGTGGTGAACTCGGACGGTTCGAACCGGAGACAGGTTTACTTTAAAAACGCTTTCTCAACCGTATGGGACCCAGTTCGTGAAGCGGTGGTGTATACCAGCGGCGGACCCGAATTTGCTAGTGAAAGCTCGGAGGTCGATATAATCTCTATCAACGTTGATGATGTTGACGGAGTTAGCGCCGTTAGAAGGTTGACCACCAATGGCAAGAACAATGCGTTTCCTTCGGTTTCACCCGATGGTAAATGGATCGTATTTCGTTCGACTCGGACGGgttataagaatttatatataatggatGCAGAGGGAGGAGAGGGATACGGGTTGCATCGATTAACAGAGGGTCCATGGAGCGATACAATGTGTAACTGGTCACCGGATGGGGAGTGGATTGCGTTTGCATCGGATCGGGATAACCCGGGTTCGGGAAGCTTTGAGATGTATTTGATCCACCCGAATGGAACCGGGTTAAGGAAGTTGATTCAAAGCGGGTCGGCTGGGCGGGCTAACCACCCGTATTTTAGTCCGGATGGGAAGAGTATAGTGTTTACATCAGACTATGGAGGCATATCGGCGGAGCCCATATCAACCCCACATCAATATCAGCCATATGGAGAGATATTCAAGATCAAACTGGACGGCTCGGATTTGAAGAGATTAACTCAGAATTCATTTGAGGATGGGACCCCTGCATGGGGACCCAGGTTTATAAGGCCAGTAGACGTGGAGGAGGTCAAGAATGAGCAATGCGCATTTGAAGATTGTCACTGGCTCAATGAAATGCCGAACCAACGAGATCGTGGTGCAGCCTTGGAGCCCGATAAGGTTCAATGTGGTGTGTAG
- the LOC102617840 gene encoding thylakoidal processing peptidase 1, chloroplastic-like isoform X1, with product MSFLRPSALHQFLITCLSVRWMPCESWAFLRWPGLDGSLKILIGLLLWSTFSEIRFIPSSSMYPTLRIGDRIIVEKASYYFRNPSIHDIVTFRAPFQYPGLGEEDVFIKRIVAKAGDLVQVRDGSLYVNGIAQNEDFIAEHPKYTSDLTYVPVGYVYVLGDNRNNSFDSHVWGPLPVKNIAGRYLTRCYRPSDS from the exons ATGAGTTTCTTGAGACCGTCTGCATTGCATCAGTTTCTGATCACATGCCTTTCAGTTAGATGGATGCCATGCGAGAGCTGGGCCTTTCTCCGATGGCCGGGTCTCGATGGCTCCTTGAAAATACTAATTGGGTTGCTTTTGTGGTCAACGTTTTCTGAGATTCGCTTCATACCCTCTTCTTCAATGTACCCAACTCTTCGTATTGGTGATCGAATCATTGTCGAAAAG GCCTCCTATTACTTCAGAAATCCTTCTATACATGATATCGTAACATTTCGAGCTCCATTTCAG taCCCTGGGTTAGGGGAAGAAGAcgttttcattaaaagaatcGTTGCAAAAGCTGGAGACTTGGTTCAG GTTCGTGATGGATCGCTCTATGTCAATGGAATTGCTCAGAATGAAGATTTCATAGCAGAGCATCCAAAATACACATCTGACTTAACT TATGTGCCTGTAGGCTATGTTTATGTGTTGGGGGACAACCGCAATAACAGCTTTGACTCCCATGTTTG gGGACCTCTGCCGGTAAAAAATATTGCTGGAAGATACCTTACACGCTGCTACAGACCATCAGACAGCTGA
- the LOC102617267 gene encoding cyclin-A1-1: MSTQNRRSSFSSSTTSSLAKRHASSSDNFAKYTAVPPHLAKKRAPLSNVTNQKNVTQSGSKSLLSSSVLVPCSTKLAKAKKAPAANNANTSISGNFLPASSNGKTSTTVPVPCKVTSLPRSDENVKTSAPSIAAAVSVSCSMDVSPSKSDANSVSMDESMSVCDSFKSPEVEYLDNNDVPPLDSIDRKTFRNLYISDHTERTENVCSRDILADMDTDDRVVNVDDNYMDPQLCATFACDIYKHLRASEVKKRPSTDFMEIIQKDINASMRAILIDWLVEVAEEYRLVPDTLYLTVNYIDRYLSGNPMSRQRLQLLGVACMMIAAKYEEICAPQVEEFCFITDNTYFKEEVLEMESSILNYLKFEMTAPTAKCFLRRFVRAAQGINEVPSMQLECLANYVTELSLLDYSMLCHAPSLIAASAIFLAKYILLPAKRPWNSTLQHYTLYQPSDLMECVKDLHRLYCNSQSSTLPAIREKYSLHKYKCVAKKYCPPSIPPEFFLNQA; the protein is encoded by the exons ATGTCGACGCAGAACCGGCGTTCATCGTTTTCCTCGTCGACGACGTCGTCGTTGGCAAAGCGGCACGCGTCGTCTTCGGATAATTTCGCCAAGTACACGGCGGTTCCACCGCATTTGGCCAAGAAGCGAGCTCCACTCAGTAACGTCACCAATCAAAAGAATGTGACTCAAAGTGGCTCAAAAAGCTTGCTTTCATCGTCTGTTTTG GTTCCTTGCTCGACTAAACTTGCCAAGGCCAAGAAGGCACCTGCAGCCAACAATGCTAACACAAGCATTTCTGGGAACTTCTTACCAGCATCCTCAAATGGGAAAACCAGCACAACTGTTCCTGTTCCTTGTAAGGTTACATCTTTGCCTAGAAGTGATGAAAATGTCAAAACAAGCGCCCCCAGCATTGCTGCTGCTGTTTCTGTTTCTTGCAGCATGGATGTTTCTCCTAGTAAATCGGATGCAAATTCAGTTTCTATGGATGAGTCAATGTCTGTTTGTGATTCTTTCAAGAGCCCTGAAGTTGaatatttggataacaatGATGTTCCACCACTTGATTCCATTGATAGGAAAACTTTCAGAAACCTCTACATTTCAGACCATACAGAAAGAACAG agAATGTTTGCAGCAGAGATATATTGGCAGATATGGATACAGATGATAGAGTTGTTAATGTTGATGACAACTACATGGATCCGCAGCTTTGTGCAACCTTTGCTTGTGATATCTATAAGCACTTGCGTGCATCCGAG GTGAAGAAAAGGCCTTCAACAGACTTCATGGAGATAATTCAGAAAGACATAAATGCCAGCATGCGTGCAATACTGATTGATTGGCTTGTGGAG GTGGCTGAAGAGTACAGACTCGTACCTGATACGTTATATTTGACTGTAAACTACATTGATAGATATCTTTCAGGGAATCCCATGAGTAGGCAACGCCTGCAGCTTCTTGGTGTTGCCTGCATGATGATTGCTGC AAAGTACGAAGAGATTTGTGCACCTCAAGTGGAGGAATTTTGCTTCATAACCGACAACACATATTTCAAGGAGGAG GTTTTGGAGATGGAATCTTCCAtcttaaattacttaaaatttgaaatgacaGCACCAACTGCTAAATGTTTCTTAAG GCGATTTGTACGTGCTGCTCAAGGGATAAATGAG GTTCCATCAATGCAGTTGGAATGCTTAGCAAACTACGTCACCGAATTATCTCTTCTGGACTACAGTATGCTCTGTCATGCTCCATCACTTATAGCTGCTTCTGCAATATTCTTGGCAAAATACATACTTCTTCCTGCAAAGAGACCTTGG AATTCTACATTGCAGCATTACACACTTTACCAGCCTTCAGACTTAATGGAGTGTGTTAAAGATCTGCATCGCCTATACTGTAACAGCCAAAGTTCTACTTTACCTGCCATAAGGGAAAAGTACAGTTTGCATAAG TACAAATGTGTTGCCAAGAAGTACTGCCCTCCATCAATACCTCCAGAGTTCTTCCTCAACCAGGCGTAG